A stretch of Arachis hypogaea cultivar Tifrunner chromosome 15, arahy.Tifrunner.gnm2.J5K5, whole genome shotgun sequence DNA encodes these proteins:
- the LOC140179452 gene encoding uncharacterized protein, whose product MIKVLGKHYSYTALSHKLRTVWRIKRGFDLLDVGFNYYLVKFDVAEEREKVLLGGPWMIEEKYVAVKPWDQEFRSSENCFGATLVWIRISGLPIWCYQEDAMLRVVAAVGIPIKVDLATKLAERGRYARACVQIDLGLSVTKKILVEGVEYEVEYESLHLICGSCLKFGHDMKVCKTDNNAGGGTNTKNLGDETVNVAIPDLVESDLHTVYVDYAQHEDLEGWTQVIRKEKCKMGQKPSPSTHQVQPKAKKTPNKTTNTWTRSNHQRHNGPWMAVGDFNEIVAPDESTGAYFSSHIASLLATTLDYCELFDLKLTGKRYTWYRAVQAGRDLAKKLDRALVNEAWMTIFSEGYSEILSRLHSDHCPILVHCHGGSKVKGSRPFRFQAAWATHPSYKHVISKAWNQEFGGVTERLKMIQQRLEVTDVLSLRIKEAELREDYNRLLLQEKLFWYQKSREQWVKYGDRNTKFFHLQTLVRRNHNRIHGLYVRDGSWSTDPDILQEEALSFYKNLFGTTEEVEVDCLGDVPIPTLSTEACARLIDHVSFVKVKSAVFSMTLLRLLVQMAFKLFF is encoded by the exons ATGATTAAGGTGCTAGGTAAACATTATAGCTACACTGCATTGTCTCATAAACTCCGAACGGTATGGCGGATTAAGAgaggttttgatttattggacgtGGGGTTCAACTACTATCTTGTGAAGTTTGATGTGGCTGAGGAGCGAGAAAAGGTTCTCTTAGGAGGTCCATGGATGATCGAGGAAAAATATGTGGCTGTAAAGCCTTGGGATCAAGAGTTTAGATCAAGTGAAAACTGTTTTGGAGCAACTTTAGTGTGGATTAGAATTTCCGGATTACCAATTTGGTGCTACCAAGAAGATGCAATGCTCCGTGTTGTAGCTGCAGTTGGCATTCCCATCAAGGTTGATTTGGCAACAAAATTAGCTGAAAGAGGACGATATGCTCGAGCATGTGTTCAGATAGATTTAGGATTGTCAGTGACTAAGAAGATTCTTGTTGAAGGTGTTGAATATGAGGTTGAATATGAAAGTCTTCACCTTATTTGTGGCTCCTGTCTCAAGTTTGGTCATGATATGAAGGTGTGCAAGACTGACAACAATGCGGGAGGAGGAACTAATACCAAG AATCTTGGAGATGAGACTGTAAATGTTGCTATCCCGGATTTGGTGGAGAGTGATTTGCATACTGTTTATGTAGACTATGCACAACATGAGGATTTGGAAGGCTGGACTCAAGTGATCAGGAAAGAAAAGTGTAAAATGGGTCAAAAGCCTTCTCCTAGCACCCATCAGGTCCAACCAAAAGCAAAGAAGACTCCTAACAAGACTACCAATACTTGGACAAGGTCTAATCACCAAC GCCATAATGGACCGTGGATGGCCGTTGGTGATTTTAACGAGATTGTGGCACCAGACGAAAGTACAggtgcttatttttcttctcacatAGCTAGTCTATTAGCTACTACTCTAGATTACTGTGAGCTCTTTGATCTTAAATTGACTGGTAAGAGATATACTTGGTATAGAGCAGTTCAGGCTGGCAGGGACTTGGCTAAAAAGTTGGATAGAGCTCTAGTTAATGAGGCGTGGATGACAATATTTTCTGAGGGTTATTCTGAAATTCTTAGCAGGCTTCattctgatcattgtcctatttTAGTTCATTGTCATGGTGGCTCCAAAGTGAAAGGTTCTCGTCCTTTTAGGTTCCAAGCTGCGTGGGCAACACATCCTTCTTATAAACATGTTATTAGTAAGGCTTGGAATCAAGAGTTTGGAGGCGTTACTGAAAGGCTTAAGATG ATTCAACAGCGTTTGGAGGTTACCGATGTGTTATCTCTGAGAATTAAAGAAGCTGAACTGAGGGAAGATTATAATAGGCTTTTATTGCAAGAGAAACTTTTTTGGTACCAGAAATCTAGAGAGCAGTGGGTCAAGTATGGGGATAGAAACActaaattctttcatcttcagactTTGGTGCGTAGAAACCATAATAGAATACATGGATTATATGTTAGAGATGGGTCTTGGTCTACTGATCCAGATATTCTCCAGGAAGAAGCCCTCTCTTTTTACAAGAATCTCTTTGGTACAACGGAAGAGGTTGAGGTTGATTGTTTAGGGGATGTTCCGATACCCACTCTAAGCACCGAGGCTTGTGCTAGGTTAATTGACCATGTCTCTTTTGTGAAAGTCAAGTCAGCAGTATTCAGTATGACCCTTTTAAGGCTCCTGGTCCAGATGGCTTTCAagctttttttttaa
- the LOC112751671 gene encoding uncharacterized protein: MMEEEFEEFEEIEVEYACLEEDEIDPVYEFDAPQFCDFLRRETLFDDAEAEQWFETAQSHEPSPFLLKFKWRNPCAEVSKAPAKNGKATRPTSSNSSGSSKSKVSSFMKPTASNLAKQKNVTEVTCNQSCRIKSQDSSPNDSLLSKRQKLEAGYIKKAAHLKHQALFAHKKTEKDPSGVSAASRPKATIPKEPVLETAVRAQRHKPITDAESRENTKSSLKARPLNKKILQAPAQSVQNKKTQRAKEANGEGVLNSSSNTNTREHRRTNSSDGSRQEKYGMTNKPRGKPDDAQRSNKGERGVFRSIKVYPLEPNDKRLNYEPPTDLLSKLSLVSEVKKPAKLPSKGLKENTPGSLHQEYEYKKPAKEATCGKQYRCVLITQQAYMVELGH; encoded by the exons ATGATGGAAGAAGAGTTTGAGGAGTTCGAGGAGATCGAGGTCGAATACGCGTGCCTAGAAGAGGATGAAATCGATCCCGTTTACGAGTTTGATGCTCCTCAATTCTGCGATTTCTTACGTCGCGAGACGCTTTTTGATGATGCTGAAGCAGAGCAGTGGTTCGAAACCGCTCAGAGCCATGAACCTTCAC CATTTTTGCTGAAGTTTAAATGGAGAAACCCCTGTGCAGAAGTTTCAAAAGCTCCGGCCAAAAATGGCAAAG CAACAAGGCCTACCAGCAGCAATTCAAGTGGATCATCGAAATCGAAAGTTTCATCTTTCATGAAGCCAACAGCAAGTAATTTGGCCAAACAGAAGAATGTTACTGAAGTTACATGCAATCAATCTTGCAG GATTAAGAGTCAGGATTCTTCTCCTAATGATAGCCTATTATCCAAGAGACAGAAGCTTGAAGCCGGTTACATAAAAAAG GCTGCTCATCTGAAACATCAAGCACTTTTTGCCCATAAGAAAACCGAG AAAGATCCTTCTGGAGTGAGTGCAGCTTCTAGACCGAAAGCAACTATTCCTAAAGAACCAGTTCTGGAAACAGCCGTGAGGGCACAAAGACACAA GCCTATAACTGATGCTGAATCCCGTGAAAATACAAAATCGTCACTTAAAGCACGTCCCTTGAATAAAAAG ATTTTGCAGGCTCCAGCACAATCcgtacaaaataagaaaacacagAGAGCAAAAGAAGCTAAT GGTGAGGGAGTTTTGAATAGCAGTTCTAACACCAATACAAGGGAACACCGAAG GACAAACTCTAGCGATGGCTCAAGGCAGGAGAAATATGGAATGACTAACAAACCCCGAGGAAAGCCTGATGATGCG CAACGATCGAACAAAGGTGAAAGAGGTGTCTTCCGAAGTATCAAAGTATATCCACTG GAACCAAATGACAAGAGACTTAATTATGAACCACCCACAGATTTACTTAGCAAG CTGTCCCTGGTTTCTGAAGTGAAAAAACCTGCAAAACTGCCATCTAAG GGCTTGAAGGAGAATACACCTGGATCCTTGCACCAAGAATACGAG TACAAGAAACCGGCCAAAGAAGCAACCTGTGGAAAGCAGTATCGATGCGTCCTCATAACGCAGCAGGCCTATATGGTG GAACTCGGACATTAG
- the LOC112751672 gene encoding K(+) efflux antiporter 5 produces MVIFGPKKWGIFGLWCCVLLLAICARVCSPVRSDKETRERFYGNMPNSSAPESNDGTIAKMFDRVLEKEFSENEQPEGNDKSSFNSSVADQQAVLETVAKITHDKTKKNDTHEGNSTRPFQLQDVFSLENEDSEDVTTLIDKKDNVFVMSNKKSKYPVLQVDLRLISDLVVLIVSAAIGGIIFSCLGQPVIVGYLLAGSLIGPGGLKFISEMVQVETVAQFGVVFLLFALGLEFSLAKLKAVGPVAVLGGLLQIAIFMVLCGILSKIFGAKLSEGVFVGSFLSMSSTAVVIKFLVDRNTNNALHVQVTIGTLIFQDCTVGLLFALLPVLGGSSGLLQGFISMGKLMLMLSLYLTATFVVSWSFVPRFLKLMMQLSSQTNELYQLAAVAFCLLSAWCSDKLGLSLELGSFMAGVMVSTTDFAQHTLDQVEPIRNLFAALFLSSIGMLIHVQFLWNHVDILLASVILVIVVKTAVVAIVTKAFGYSIRTSFLVGISLAQIGEFAFVLLSRASNLNLVEGKMYLLLLGTTAFSLVTTPLLFKLIPLVMNLGVLMRWFPSENTTPIEAKASMSETDRML; encoded by the exons ATGGTGATTTTTGGCCCCAAGAAATGGGGGATTTTTGGGTTGTGGTGTTGCGTTCTCCTTCTCGCGATCTGTGCTAGGGTTTGTTCGCCAGTCAGATCCGACAAGGAAACAAGGGAGAGGTTCTACGGGAACATGCCCAACTCTTCTGCCCCTGAATCCAACGATGGAACCATAGCCAAGATGTTTGATCGCGTTCTCGAGAAGGAGTTCTCTGAGAATGAACAACCTGAAG GAAATGATAAGAGCAGCTTCAATAGCAGTGTAGCTGATCAACAG GCTGTGTTGGAGACTGTAGCTAAAATTACTCAtgataaaacaaagaaaaatgataCACATGAGGGAAA TTCCACAAGACCATTTCAGCTTCAAGATGTATTCTCCCTCGAGAATGAAGATTCTGAAGACGTGACAACCTTGATTGACAAAAAG GACAATGTCTTTGTGATGTCAAACAAGAAATCCAAATATCCTGTGCTTCAAGTGGATTTGAG GCTAATATCGGATTTAGTGGTTCTCATAGTTTCTGCAGCCATTGGTGGAATTATCTTTTCCTGTTTGGGACAACCG GTTATTGTGGGCTACCTTCTTGCTGGCTCCCTTATTGGACCAGGAGGTTTGAAATTCATTAGTGAAATGGTACAG GTTGAAACTGTTGCACAATTTGGGGTTGTATTTCTTCTCTTTGCATTGGGTCTGGAGTTTTCCTTGGCAAAG TTAAAAGCTGTTGGACCTGTTGCTGTTTTAGGAGGTCTTCTTCAAATTGCTATTTTCATGGTTCTTTGTGGCATTCTTTCCAAG ATATTTGGAGCCAAATTGTCTGAAGGTGTTTTCGTTGGCTCATTTCTCTCCATGTCATCAACAGCAGTG GTCATAAAGTTTTTGGTGGATCGGAATACTAATAATGCTCTTCATGTTCAAGTTACCATTGGGACTCTTATTTTTCAG GATTGCACTGTGGGTTTACTATTTGCCCTGCTTCCAGTTTTGGGTGGCAGCAGTGGTCTTCTACAAGGATTTATTTCAATGGGAAAACT GATGCTAATGCTGTCCTTGTATCTTACTGCTACTTTTGTCGTGTCTTGGTCATTTGTTCCTCGCTTTCTTAAACTGATGATGCAGCTCTCATCTCAG ACAAATGAACTTTATCAGCTAGCTGCTGTCGCTTTCTGCTTACTCTCTGCATGG TGCAGTGATAAGCTTGGCCTTAGTCTTGAGCTGGGTTCATTTATGGCTGGTGTTATGGTTTCTACAACAGATTTTGCTCAACATACTTTGGATCAG GTGGAACCAATTCGAAACCTATTTGCAGCTCTTTTTCTCTCGAGTATCGGAATGCTTATACATGTTCAATTTCTTTGGAACCATGTTGATATCTTGCTGGCATCTGTTATTCTGGTTATAGTCGTTAAGACAGCCGTTGTTGCAATAGTTACAAAGGCATTTGGATATAGCATTAGAACGTCATTTCTT GTTGGTATTTCGCTTGCTCAGATTGGAGAATTTGCTTTTGTTCTCCTCAGTCGTGCTTCAAATCTCAATCTTGTTGAG GGGAAAATGTATCTTCTTCTTCTGGGAACGACGGCTTTCAGTCTG GTTACCACCCCACTACTTTTTAAGTTGATACCTCTTGTCATGAATCTCGGTGTTCTCATGCGCTGGTTCCCCTCCGAAAATACCACACCGATtgag GCAAAAGCTTCAATGAGCGAAACAGACAGAATGTTGTGA
- the LOC112751673 gene encoding uncharacterized protein — protein MYRYLSSICHVRGSSLFAPKPSRSVISAFFSRPLQNHIEHVRGFSTGESDPNRPFSMRDRLNENSRGGNETLPEAIRDRVMWNTSGSGAGNERSFNRQPDNLPFFMQNGENSNSRGASYAQNRRGFGRDSGTRPFFMRDRENLNVSNENDGGTETEKSSRPMDFVRGVIDEDGQDHLQVYSNQFEKDADFVHIKMLRNNTFVTVTDSKGNIKLSGSVGSVKEMKSGQKLARYAAEATSEVVGRRARGLGLKAVVMKVNGFTHFRRKRQAIMSWLEGFLDSRADKSRNPVVHIEDTTRKPHNGCRLPKKRRI, from the exons ATGTATCGTTATCTCTCTTCAATTTGCCATGTCCGTGGATCTTCTCTCTTCGCACCCAAACCTTCACGGTCTGTTATCTCTGCCTTCTTCTCAAGACCGTTGCAAAACCACATCG AGCATGTTAGAGGATTTTCAACTGGTGAATCGGATCCTAATCGTCCCTTTTCGATGCGGGATAGATTAAATGAAAACTCGAGAGGTGGGAATGAAACTTTACCGGAGGCCATCCGGGATAGGGTGATGTGGAACACGAGTGGAAGTGGTGCTGGGAATGAGAGGAGTTTCAACCGTCAACCGGATAATCTTCCTTTTTTCATGCAGAATGGAGAGAACTCAAACTCAAGAGGTGCCAGTTATGCTCAGAATAGGAGGGGTTTTGGCCGGGATTCGGGTACTCGTCCTTTTTTTATGCGGGATAGGGAGAATCTAAATGTAAGCaatgagaatgatggtgggactGAGACTGAGAAGAGTTCCAGGCCTATGGATTTTGTGAGAGGGGTTATAGATGAAGATGGCCAGGATCATCTTCAGGTTTACAGTAATCAATTTGAGAAAGACGCCGATTTTGTTCATATAAAGATGCTGCGGAACAACACGTTTGTTACCGTAACAGATTCTAAAGGGAACATAAAGCTTAGCGGCTCTGTTGGTTCCGTGAAAGAGATGAAATCAGGGCAGAAGCTTGCTAGGTATGCTGCTGAGGCAACTTCAGAGGTTGTCGGGCGAAGGGCAAGGGGTTTGGGGTTGAAAGCTGTTGTTATGAAAGTGAACGGATTTACTCATTTCAGGAGAAAAAGGCAAGCAATAATGAGCTGGTTGGAGGGTTTTTTGGATTCTCGAGCGGACAAGAGTAGAAATCCGGTTGTTCACATTGAAGATACCACTAGAAAGCCTCATAATGGTTGTCGACTCCCAAAGAAACGACGAATTTAG
- the LOC112751674 gene encoding embryo-specific protein ATS3B — MNMKEVVVVPRLVLFLFFAFGLALSVSESKTIPHAADDSFSVGYIQMRSAKNCSYLVTINTSCSSPKFTTDQISIVFGDAHGNQVFAPRLDGYPISETFGQCASDTFHREGPCTQNICFAYLRRCGSNFKGWMPQTVQIYSQHLEHHVTFNFNTFIPNDTWYGYNFCQTPPPPPSPPPHPVPPHDDSPPPPPSPPPHPPHHDEPPPPPPPPHYHSPPPPSPSPPPPSHPPPPPPSPSPPPPSPPPPPPSLPPPPPPSSSNHLSNQNWIIYLVVGLVLSIIWM; from the exons ATGAATATGAAAGAAGTTGTTGTTGTTCCTCGTCTTGTTCTGtttctcttctttgcctttgGATTGGCACTTTCAGTCTCTGAGTCCAAAACTATTCCTCATGCTGCTGATGATTCTTTCAGTGTTGGCTATATTCAG atGAGGAGTGCAAAGAATTGTTCTTACTTGGTAACAATAAATACAAGTTGTTCTTCACCAAAGTTTACTACAGATCAGATTAGTATTGTCTTTGGAGATGCTCATGGCAACCAG GTATTTGCACCAAGATTGGATGGTTATCCAATATCAGAGACATTTGGACAATGTGCCTCAGACACATTCCATAGAGAGGGTCCATGCACACAAAACATATGTTTTGCATACCTAAGAAGATGTGGTTCCAATTTTAAGGGTTGGATGCCTCAAACTGTCCAAATCTATTCCCAACACTTAGAACACCATGTTACTTTCAATTTCAACACTTTCATTCCCAATGACACTTGGTATGGTTATAATTTCTGCCAAACCCCGCCTCCGCCGCCGTCTCCTCCGCCACATCCTGTTCCTCCTCATGATGattctcctccaccaccaccgtcGCCGCCACCACATCCTCCTCATCATGATGAGCCTcctcctccacctccacctccacattATCATTCTCCCccaccaccatcaccatcacctccACCTCCTTCTcatcctcctccaccaccaccatcaccatcacctccTCCCCCATCTCCTCCCCCTCCACCACCATCActgcctcctcctcctccaccgtCTTCTTCAAACCATTTGTCCAATCAAAATTGGATTATATACTTGGTTGTAGGACTTGTTCTTAGTATAATTTGGATGTAG